The Actinomadura graeca nucleotide sequence GCCGGAGACGTGCACGCCGGCCGCGCCGTGCGCCGCGAACGCGTTCGCGGCCTCGGCGACGGCGCCGTCCGGAAACCATTGCGCCGGTGAGAGGTGCACGCTGACCGGACGCTCACCCGGCCACACCTCCCGGATCGCGTCGAGCACCCCAAGCGGCCTGCGGAGGCGGTCCAGCAGGCCGCTTGAGGTGCCGCCGTCACGGCATCCGCCGGACGGGGACGGCGCCTGGGACGGTGGCGGGGGGCATAGGCCGTCGCAGGCGCAGTCCAGCTCCAGCAGGTCGAACCCGGCGGCGGCGGCGCGCCGGGCCGCGGCGGCGTACTCGCGCCGCAGCTCGTCCGGGGATCCGGCGGAGCCGCCGGTCCCGTGATGGCCGAGCCGGACGCCGATCTTCGCCGCCGAGTGCGCGTGGACGAAGCCCACGACCCGCCGCCACCCGTCCGCCTGCCGCTCGGTGCGCAGCCCGGCGCCGCCGGACGCGGCCGCGGTCAACACCAGCCCGGCCCCGCCCAGCGCCGCCCCGCCGACGGACACCAGATGCAGGTCGCCCGGCACGCCCTCGGGGGCCCGGCCCGGGACATCGGCCCAGATCACGACGCGGTTGGCCAGTGCCAGGCCGCCGAGCGTGTACGGCTGGAGGCCCGGCGGCCCCGCCCGGCCGTCAGCGCCTTCGCCGGCGCTGTTGGCGGCTCTGTCGGCGGCGCTGTCGGCGGCGAACCACCGCTCCGCCTGCGCGACGAAGCCCGGGTCGCGGCGGCGTAACCCGGCGTAGGAGACCCGGCGGCTGCGGGTCAGGATGTTCACCGCGAACTGCTGCGGGTCCTGGTGGGTGTACCGGTCGATGTCCTCGAACCAGGCGCGGCTGCTGTCCGCGGCGCGCTGGGCGGCGGCGACAACCGGGCGCCGCTCGGCGTCGTACGCGGCGAGCGCCGCCTCCGCGTCCGGCTGGTCCCGAAGTTTCTGCGCCAGGCATAACGCGTCGTCCATCGCCAGCTTCGTGCCCGAGCCGATGGAGAAGTGCGCCGTGTGCGCCGCGTCGCCGATCAGCACGACGTTCCGATGCCGCCAGCTCTCGCACCGCACCGTGGGAAAGCGCAGCCAGCGCGAGTTGTTCCCGGCGAGCCGGTGGCCGTCCAGCAGTTCTTTGCACAGCTCGGCGATCATCCCGATGGACCGCTCGTCGCTCTGCCCCGGCGCGAGCCGCGAAGGCGCCGCGTCGGCGAACCCGGCCGCGCGCCAGGCGTCCTCGGACAACTCCACGATCAGGGTGCTGCTCCGAGGGGAATCGGGGTAGGCGTGCACTTGGACGGCCCCGCCCGGCGTGTCCACGATGTAGAACCGGAACGCGTCGAGCACGAGGTCGGTGCCCAGCCAGATGTACCGGCACCTGCCGTCCCGCACCCGCGGCCGGAACGTCCCGGCGTACCGCGCCCGGACCAGGGAGTTCGCCCCGTCGGCGGCCACGACGACGTCATGGTCGGCGGCGAGGGCGTCCACATCGGTGATCTCGTCGCCGAACCGCACCGCGACGCCGAGCCGGGCACAGCGCCCGCGCAGGACCTTGAGCAGCCCGGCTCGGCTCAGCGCGGCGAACCCGTTACCGCCGGCCCTGAAGACGGTGCCGCGAAAACGCACATCGATGTCGTCCCACCGGGCGAGCATAGGCCGCAATTCGGAGAGGACGCGCGCATCGGCGCGCTCGATATCGCCGAGCGTCTGATCGGACAGCACCACGCCGAATCCGAACGTCTCATCGGGAGCATTCCGTTCCCAGACGGTGATTTCATGCCCGGGATCGAACCGGCGGGCCATCATGCCGAAGTACAGCCCCCCTGCCCCGCCACCGATCACAGCGATCCGCACTTCGCCCTCCTGCGCACCGGGTACCCACGCGGACCTTCGTCACAGTACCCGTCCCGCCCGCAAATGACGATGGCGAACGGCACCCGAATGGCACCCGAGATCGGCCGGATCCGCTTTAGCCCCGAGTTGATCCCCAGGGGAGACAATGCTGACCTGCCTGAACGGCTCGCCGGCACCCGCGAGACGGTTATGCCTTTCACGGAATGCAAGAACTCAATTGTCGGCAAGAAAGGGCATGATTGGTATCGCAACCCGCCACGGGCCCCGGCGCGGGGCGCCGTCGACCCCGTCCGCAGACGGTGCCCACACCAAGTGACGGCCCCACACCGGCGCCCGGGTCGGGTCAGAGGGTTTTGATGGCGGCGCGGGTGAAGAACTCGACTTCGGCGATGCAGACCTGTCGGTTGGGGGCGGCGCCGTAGGCGGAGCGGATCGTCAGGCGGACGCGGACGACGTTGTTCCCGCGGAGCTTGAGCTTCTGCGGGCCCGGGGCGTCGTCGAGTTGCAGCTCGGTGGTCCTGGCCGTGCCGTCGGAGGAGATCACCGTGGCGTCCAGGATCTGGGGGCGGGCCTGGGTGGCGTAGCGGTCCGGCTGCTTGGAGATGCCCGGCGTGATGATGAGGTTGAGCAGGCGGCGGGGCTGGACGAAGGACGCCTCCAGGAAGACACCCTGGCCGCCGCCGGCGTATCCGGTGCCCCAGAAGGTGTCGCTCAGCCCGTCGAAGGCGAGTTTGGCGCCGTGCTTGGGGTCGGAGTGCGACGCGGCCGACGCGTTGGACGTCACCGGCACGCGCCTGACGAAATGGTCGACGATGCCGTTCCCGACGTCGTCCACTTTCACGATGGCCGTCCAGAGCAGCGCGACGCCCAGCAGGGACATCGCCACGAGGGGCAGGACGCGGCCGGGGGTGCGGCGCAGCCTCGGCCGCTCGCCCGCCCAGGGCGCCTCCCGGTCCCGGCCGCCCTCGAAGATCCGCTGCCACCAGGTGCGGGTGCGGGACCCGTTCTTGTCCGCGGCGGCCAGGCGCATCGCGCACTGGCGGCAGAAGTGCCGGTCGGGCGGGTTCGGGGTGTCGCACCACGGGCAGGGGACGCCGCCGGACCAGTCCGGGTGCTCGGTGGCGCGCATGCGCGGGCGGGCGGCCTCCGGACGGCCGGGAAGAACCGGCGTGGGGCCCTGCGGCGCGGGACGCTGCTCGCTCTCGGGCGCCACCGGGACCAGCAGGCGCCGTGCCCGCTCGTCCCGCGCGGGCGGGTGTTCCGTCCGCGCGGTGGCCTGGAACGGGGTGTCCCGGGCGTCGCCGGCCGGCCGCCGGGCGGGGGACGGCGGTTCGGCAGGAGGCGCGGGCGGGGGGCTGGGAAGAGGCGCAGGGGGTGCCCCGGCGGGCGGGGCAGGCGATGCCCCGGTGGGCGGGGCAGGCGGTGCCTCGGCGGGCGGGGCGGGGGGCGGCTCGGCGGGCGCGGGACGGGCCGGGGGCGGGGGCTGGGCGGCGGGGGGCTCGGGGCGCACCCAGCTCAGCACCGCGCCGCAGCGGTCGCAGAACGACCCGCTCTGATCGGTGGCCCCGCAGTCCGCGCAGGTTCCGGCGGAGGTCACTGCCCCGCTCCTCTCTCGACGATGTGAACGACATAGGGGACATGGGCGGGACGGGCGGCGGCGACCAGGGCCTCCAGCCGGCGCGCGTCCACCGCCGCGGGGTCGGGGACCCTGAGCACCACCTCCAGGCGGGGCTCCGCCTCGCCCGGGATCGCGCCGAGCGGACGCTCCGACCAGGACGCGCCGCCGCTCTCGACGATCTCGGGGGTGACCCCGAAGGCCATCCGGACGGCCGTGGCCAGGCCGCGCGGGGTGCCCCGCAGCCGGTGCAGCGCGGTCGCCGCGGCGACCGCGCCGCGGGCCTGCGCCTCGGGTTCGTCACCGTGGAGTTCGGCGCCGACCCAGTCGGCCAGCCAGCCGACGAAGTCGGCGGGGGCCAGATGCGGCGTGAAGTACGCCTCCAGGCAGTCCAGCACCGCGAGCAAGGGGGCGAACAGGTCGTCGAGTCCCGCGACGTACCGCTGGGCGAGGTCGTCCTCCGCGAACACCGAGGGCAGCCGGGGGCCGAGCGGGTGCGGGGAGAGCAGTCCGTCGATGGCGCCCCTCATGACGCTCCCCCGAGGACCCGGACCTTGTGGTCGTAGGAGAAGACCAGGGCGGAGGCGTCCAGGTCGATCCGCTCCACCGCGTCGCCGCGCTTGCCGGTCAGCGGGTCGGCGGCGTGCAGCCGCACCTCGTCGACGAGCTCGACGCCCGCCACCCGCTGGAGCACGGCGAACACCTCGCCCGCCTGGAGGGGACGGCCGAACTGCCAGCCCCGGCCGTCCGCGCCGCCGGTCAGCGGGTCGAGGTGGCCGTACAGCGCGTCCAGGGCGGCGAGACGGACCCGCTCGGCCTCGGCGCCGACGAACGCGTGCAGGGTGGAGACGACGGTGACGCCCTGGTAGAACGGCGGGCCGACCGCCAGGCGGATCCCGATCGGGCGGCGCTCGTCCAGGTGCCTGGTGACGCGGCGGAGCAGGTCGTCGCCGGGCACGAGCTGCTCGAACCGCAGGCGCCCGCCCGGGTCGGGCACCGCCTGCGGCACCACCAGGACCCGCACCGCGCCCGCGCCCGCCTCGTCGACGGGCAGGCACCGGATGCGCGCGGTGTCCGGGGCGGCGCGGCGGGCCAGTTCCTCGTAGTCGCGGGCGGTCACCGCCCGGTCCTGGGCGCGCAGGGCGACCGGCGTGCGCCGCTTGGCCTCCTCCAGGGTCTCGGCGTCGACGCCGCCGCGGGCGGCCTCCCGGTTCTCCACCCGCGCGACGAACGGCACCGACGTGCGCAGGACGGTCAACGCCCCGCGGGCCACGTTGCCGAGGCGGCCACCGCCCGTCCGGTAGCGGCCGGCCCGCACGACCGCCCCCTTGCCCGGCACGGCGCCGTGCTGGCGGAGCAGCCCGTCCGGGGTGCGGACGGCGGGACCGAACGAGACCTCGCCGGTCGCCGCGTCGAGCCGGAAGTGCGGGTCGGCGGGACCGGACGCGGCGAAGTGCTCGACGGCCTCCCAGCGCTGCCAGCCCTCGCCGTCGGAGGTCTCCAGCACGAGCGGCGGGTCGCCCGCCACGACGGGGGCGTACTCGGTCCTGAACCGCTCCCCCGGGACGCCCGCGGCCTCGCCGAGCAGGTCGTCCTCGATCGTCTCGGCGTGGACGACGCCCGTCGTGCCGCCGATGGTGAAGACCTCGGCGGCGCGGACGGTCGGCGACACGGAGTAGAACGGCTGCCCGGGCCGGGCCTCGGTCAGGCGGCAGCGCAGCCACCCGGCCTCCTGGACGCCCACGCGGGACATCACGTGCCCGTCCGGGACGTGCAGGACCACGTCCCCGGGCCGGTTCAGGCCGCCGGTGCCGTCGGAGGCGACCTCGCACTCCCGCCAGCCCTCGCCGGTGAACGCCTCCCACAGCAGCGGCGGCTGCCGGGGGTCGACGCCGACGCCGTCGACGCGGCTGTCCATGCGGACCATCACCGCGCACGACGGGACCGCCGCCGACAGCCCGATCGCCAGCACGTCCCCCGGACGGGGCGCGGCGGAGAAGCAGGCGAAGTCCTTCTCGGCGCGCAGGTCGGCGGTGTGGTCGGCCGGCGGGCCGCCGCCGGCCTGCACGGCGATCCCGGAGAGCTCGCACGGCACGATCCGCAGGTCGCGCACGGTCGTGAAGACGACGGCCTCCTCCTGCTCGGTGCGCTGCGTGGCGACCTCCACGCCGGTGGGCACCAGCACGTCCTCGTCGTGCGGCGCCGACAGCCAGAACGTGACGTCCGTGCGGGCGGCGGCGGGCGGCAGCAGCGTGATGCCGAGCAGTTCCAGGAACGCCACGTGGTTCTTCTCCGGCACCCGGTTGAGCCGGTAGACGAGCTGGTCGACCATGTGCGCGACGGCCTCGATCAGCGTCACGCCGGGGTCGGAGACGTTGTGGTCGGTCCACTCCGGGCAGCGCTGCTGGATGTAGCGCTTGGCGTCGTCGACGAACTGCTGGAAGCGGCGGTCGTCGAGGTTGGGCGCGGGCAGGGGCATCAGGCTTCGCTCTCGGGGGACGGGTCGTCGTGCGACGGGATCACATAGAACGGAAAGACCAGGTTGCGCGGGTTGTTGGTGCCGCGGATCTCGTAGCGGACGTCGATGAACAGCACCGTGCCGTCGTCGGGCGTCCCGGTCACCCGGACGTCGGAGACCTCGATGCGGGGCTCCCAGCGGTCCAGGCTGGCGCGCACCTCGTAGGCGATGCGGCCGGCGGTCTCCTCGTTGACGGGCGCGAACACCAGGTCGTGGATCGCGCAGCCGAACTCGGGACGGGTCGGGCGCTCGCCCGGCGCTGTGACCAGCACCAGCCGTATCGCCTCCTCGATCTCCCGTTCCCCGGTGACCAGCACGATCCCGCCCGACGCGCTGACCCGCATCGGGAACCCCCAGCCCGCGCCGACGAACTGTTCCCCCATGACCCCTCCTCGTTCAAGCCGGTGGCAGCGTCACGACCGGTGCGTTCTTCTGTGTCAGGAGCGGGGTGACGTTCGCCTTGCCGAGGATCTCCACCATCCCGGTGAGGGTGATGTTCGCCGCCGTCAGGCCGATGCTCGGCGCCTGGACGGCGACCCGCGTCGCGGCGTTCACCGTCACCACCGCGCCCCTGACGGTCACCGCCCGGGTGCCGGAGATCTCCACGGACCCGTCGCTGTGCACGCTGAGCCGGGTGCCGGTCTGCTGCAGCTCGATGGTCATCCGGTCGTCGCCGCTGGCCACCTTGACGCCCCGGCGGCCCATCGCGTCCACCAGCTCGACCCGGTTGCCGGTACGCGAGGCGACGCTGCGCCAGTTGACCCGCCCGTCCGGCGCGACCACCGGCATCCTCTGGTACCTGGGGAGCTTGTCGCGGCCGTTGTAGAGGCCGCCGATGACGTAGGGATGGTCCAGGGCGCCCCGGTCGAACGCCACCAGCACCTCGTCCCTGACCTCGGGCATGAGCAGGCCCCCGCCGCGGACCCCGCCGTACTGGACGACCCGCGCCCAGTCGCTGACGTAGTCCTTGTCCAGCCAGGGGAAGGTCAGCTTGACGCGGCCCTGGCGGTCCGGGTCCCGGATGTCGGTGACGATCGCGGACACCACCCCGTGCAGCCTGGGCGCGTCGGACACCCCGCCGCCCGAGGCCAGCCCGAACAGCGAGCGGTGCTGGCGCCCGGACACCGTCAGCCACGTCTCGTAGCGGTCGCCGGCCAGGAACACGTGCCGGGCCGCGGTGACGGTGTACTTGCCCTCGAACGGCCGTCCGACCCTGTTCACCGCGACCGGCAGCCCGGGACGCAGCTTCGGGTCGCCGAGCACCTCGGCGTCCAGCTCGGCGAACGCGGAGCTGACATCGGCGGCCAGCGACGCCGCGGCCTCCTTGGCCTGCGCGCTGGTGTCGTACGGGACGTCGGTCCTGACCAGCCCGCCCCCCTTGAACGCCTTGACCGCCTCCCCCCCGGTCAGCCCGATCTGCAGCTCGGGGTTCGAGACGGCCGGGCTCCGCTCGACCACGCCCTTCTTGCGCTGGACGTCCCAGCCCCGCACCTGCACCTCGCGCACCTGGTCGGAGGCGGTGACGCCCATCCGGCAGCGCAGCAGGTTGTCCCCGAACTGCAGCACGTACGGGCTCGACGCGGCGGTGACGTTCTGGCCCGGGGCGCCCGACGCCGGCTGCGGGTCGACGAACTGGAACGCCCCCTCGTCGGAGAAGTAGACGTCGACGCCGTTCTCCCTGGCCAGCCTGGTCAGGAACTCCCAGTCGGTGACGTTCGGCTGAGTGATCATCGGATAGACCGTCCGGGTCTTGTCGATCCGGCCGATCTTCAGCCCGTTCTGCCGTGCGAGGATCCTGGCGATGTCGGAGGCGGTCATCTGCTGGTACCCCTTGACCCGCCGGTTGCGCAGCAGCCGGTGCCCCGGGTCGTGACCCCGCACCACGCTGTACTTCCCGGTGCCGTCGAAGTCGGCCTCCAGCGCGGTGACCTCCCCGGTCAGCAGCGGCTTGCCGCCGTCCTTGCCGATGACCTGCGCGTGCAGCACCACCTTGGAGCCGATCTTCACCCGCATCGCCGCCAGCAGCCGCCGGGACGGGTCCCGGAACGTCAGCTGGAAGGAGGCGGGCACGTTCACGCTGGTGTCCACCCACGCCTCGATCAGCCTCTTGGTCACGGTGACCGGCAGCACCCGGCCGTCGATGCGCACCTTGAGCTGGCTGGTGTAGTTGCCCTTCGTCACGCGTCCCCCCGGTCCCCGATGTCCTCGGCCGCGGGCAGCAGGAGCTCCCGCCCCGGCTCCAGGCGCATCGGGTCGTCGATCTCGTTGGCCTCGGCGATCACCCGCCACGCCGTCGCGTCGCCGTACTCCGACCAGGCCAGGGAGTGCAGCGTGTCGCCCGCCACCAGCCGGTGGACGCTGCGCGCGGTGAGCGCCCCCGAGGTCGGGTTCTGCCCCGGCGTGTCCTGCGGGATCTCCTCCAGCGAGACCCGGCAGGTCGCGCGCACCGGCGCCCCGGTGGAGCTGAACAGCGTGTACGACGCGCTCACCTGCCGCACGTACGCGACGAACCGGACGGTGGTGAACTCGCCCCACTCGAAGATCACCCACGGGGGCGAGCCCCGGTCCGGGAGGCTGGACGGCGCCGGCCGCAGGCACGAGAACAGCGTCTCCACGTCGTCGCGCACGCGGGTGTGCCCGGGACGGTCCGAGGCGTCGAGGAAGATCTCCACGTCGAGTCCCTGCTGCTCGCTGCCCAGGAACTCCACCTGCGCCCCGGCCCTGGTCGCGACCGCGGGGCTGTAGCGCCAGTTCGCCGACTTGGTCAGCTCCAGCTGCGCCGGGTTGAACTGGAACCTGATCTTCTTCATCAGCCCGCCCGGCTTGGTCCCGTTCCCCGCCGGCGGGTTGTGGATGCTGAGCGACGCGCGGACATGGCTCGCCTTGCCCGCCATCAGCCCGTGAACCCGTGATGCGCGATCTCCAGCACCTCGGTCGCCACCGCGGGGCTGGACGGGTCGAGCGTCGGCCCCGTCCAGCTCACCGGCACCACGTCCAGGAGCCCCCAGCGCGCGACCAGCGACCCGTCCGCCCGCAGCGCCTCGATCTGCGCCGTCGGCCGCCGGATCCCGGTCGCCACCGAGGAGATCCAGGCCATCACCTGGGCCGTCTCCTTGTTGATCGGCCGGGTCAGCCGGACGTTGGAGTGCCTGACCCGGGAGGGCAGCTGCCACACGTACCCGTTGTTGCCGCCCTCCTCGCGCTGCTCGATGTCCACCTGGGCGGCGAGCCCCTCGCAGCCGTTGAAGTTCCCCAGGCTCTCCCCGTCGATGGTCAGCCTGAAGAACACCGTCGAGCCGGGATCCCTCTTCGTCGTCATCGCACTCCGTTCAATAGGTCCGCAGGTCACGCAGGCGCCCGACCCGCTCCCGGTCCATCCGCAGCTCCGCCCGCAGCAGCCGCGAGAGCGGCACGACCAGGCGCCGGGCGAGCTCGTCCAGCTCGGCGTCGTCGGAGCGTCCCCCCACCCGGGGTTCCGGACGCGCCGCCGCCCGCGCGGGCGGCGGCTTCGGCGGTGACGGCCTCGGCGGTGAAGGCATCGCCCGCTGCACCGCCGGAACGGGCGCGGGGACGGACCCGGTGGCCTCCTCGGCGGTACCGCGAGAGGAGGCCACCGGGCCGACGCCGGGCGTCTCCGGAACGGGTCGGATCCCGGATGCCCGGCTCACCGGACCAGCGGACGCGGCCAGGCTCGGGGGCGCCACGGCACGCTGGACCGGCGGAGGAGCCGGGACGGTCGGCCAGACCGTCCCGGCAGGTGTCATGGAAGGGGCCGTCCGCGGAGCCGACCCGGCCCCGCCTCCCGTCCCGGATCCGGCGGCCGGAACGCCCGGCACGGGCCGGACGGCCGGACGGGGACGATCGGCCCGGCGTGCGGGACGGTCGGCGGCCGTCGCCGATCGCTGAATGGGCCGGACGGTCCCCCGCCGTCCGGGCCGCCCCGGCCGCGGCGCACCGGTGTGACCGGCCCGCAGTACAGGAAGTGACGCCGCCACCCGCAGGGGCGTGCCCGTCGAACGCTGGACCGGGACTCCGGCCGAGGGGCCGTCCGGCTTCGCGGGCCCCTCCCCCGGTGTCGCCGTAGGCGGCGGCGCGGCGGGCGCGGGACCCCGGACCGGCGGAGATATAGCGGACGTTTCCGGCCCCGCCACCGAACGCTGGACAGGCGCGCCCAGCCCCGCACGCCGCACCGGCGGTGCGACGCGTCCCCGCGCCCCCGGCCCCGGCCCCGGGCGACGAGGCTCGGACCGGCCGGTGCCGGGCTCCGCCTTCGAACCCTGCTCCGGCCGGACGGGCAAGGCCGCCTGCGGAACCACACTCTCGGACGGACGCGTGACTCCGCCGGTCACGTCACGCTGCCCGACCTCGCTCTGGCCCGTCCGTCCCGCGGTCGGAACCGAAGGCAACGGCGCCCCCAACCCGACCCGCCGCGACAAAGGCGGAACGGGCTTCCGCGCGGGCACACCAGGCTGCACGGGCCTTGCCGTAGGCACGCCCGGACCCGATCCGGCTCCAGAACGCTGGACGGGCACCCCAGACGACGCCTCACCAGCAGACGACGCCTCGCCACGCGAACCGCTCGACGCGGCCGGTCGGCCAGGAGGAACGCCCGTACCGGACGCGGTCTCGGAACGCTGAACAAGCAACTCCGATTCCACACCGGGAGCCGACCCCGGCACAGGCCGCACAACACTACGACCCGACGCCTCGCTCGACACGGCTCCAGCAGGGGCCGCCGCCCCTTCCGACGGACCGCTGGGCGTCTCCGATCGTCCAGGCGGAACACTCTTCTCGGTAGGGACACCCTTACTCGCCCCTGCCACAGAACGCTGAACAGGCAGCCCGGACTCCGCACGAGGCGGCGACGCGCTCTCCCCGGACCTGGTCTCCGAACGCTGGACAGGCAACCCCAACTGCCCAGACGAAACACCCTCCACCCCACGTCCTGGCGCATTGCCCGGCGCAACCGATCCACCAGGCCGAACAGGCTCCTCTGTAGACGCGCCCGCACCGGATCCAGCCTCAGAACGCTGAACCGGCAAACCCGACCGCCCAGAAGAGGCACCCTTTGACCCCGACGGACCACCCGGCCCAGCCGAACGACCAGGCCGGACAGATCCACCAGCCGACGCGCCCGCACCTGACCCGGCATCAGAACGCTGAACCGGCAAACCTGGTTCTCCAGGAGGCGGCGCCTGCGCCGGACGCACAACGCCGCGTCCAGACCGAACAGAATCACCAGACGCACCCACACCGGACCCAGCCTCACGCTGAACCGGCAAACCCGGCCCTCCAGACGCAACACCCTCCGACCCACCGCCAGGCGTCCCGCCACCCGAAGCCTGCACCTCCGGACGCACAACACCACGCCCCAACCCGCCCGCACCGGACCCGGCATCAGGACGCTGAACCGGCAACCCCGGTCCTACAGACGAAGCACCTTCCGACCCACCAGCAGGCGGCGCCTGCGCCGGACGAACGACACCGCGTCCAGGCCGAACGGATTTGCCACCGGACGCGCCCGCACCGGATTCGGCATCAGAACGCTGAACCGGCAGACCCGGCCCTCCAGACGAAGCACCCTCCGACCCGCCAGCAGACGTCCCGCCACCCGAAGCCTGCACCTCCGGACGCACAGCACCACGCCCCAGCCCGCCCGCACCGGACCCGGCATCAGGATGCTGAACCGGCAAACCTGGTTCTCCAGGAGGCGGCGCCTGCGCCGGACGCACAACGCCGCGACCAGGCCGAACAGAATCACCAGACGCGCCCACACCGGATCCGGCCTCAGAGCGCTGAACCGGCAAGACCGATCCTTCAGACGAAGCACCCTCCGACCCACCAGC carries:
- a CDS encoding FAD-dependent monooxygenase; translation: MRIAVIGGGAGGLYFGMMARRFDPGHEITVWERNAPDETFGFGVVLSDQTLGDIERADARVLSELRPMLARWDDIDVRFRGTVFRAGGNGFAALSRAGLLKVLRGRCARLGVAVRFGDEITDVDALAADHDVVVAADGANSLVRARYAGTFRPRVRDGRCRYIWLGTDLVLDAFRFYIVDTPGGAVQVHAYPDSPRSSTLIVELSEDAWRAAGFADAAPSRLAPGQSDERSIGMIAELCKELLDGHRLAGNNSRWLRFPTVRCESWRHRNVVLIGDAAHTAHFSIGSGTKLAMDDALCLAQKLRDQPDAEAALAAYDAERRPVVAAAQRAADSSRAWFEDIDRYTHQDPQQFAVNILTRSRRVSYAGLRRRDPGFVAQAERWFAADSAADRAANSAGEGADGRAGPPGLQPYTLGGLALANRVVIWADVPGRAPEGVPGDLHLVSVGGAALGGAGLVLTAAASGGAGLRTERQADGWRRVVGFVHAHSAAKIGVRLGHHGTGGSAGSPDELRREYAAAARRAAAAGFDLLELDCACDGLCPPPPSQAPSPSGGCRDGGTSSGLLDRLRRPLGVLDAIREVWPGERPVSVHLSPAQWFPDGAVAEAANAFAAHGAAGVHVSGGTPDGRDAHADRIRNQAGRAGGFAVIAAGSISEADVDTIVLAGRADLCVVDRPAEGPPRRPPRGTPDPRPGGE
- a CDS encoding NADase-type glycan-binding domain-containing protein, which produces MTSAGTCADCGATDQSGSFCDRCGAVLSWVRPEPPAAQPPPPARPAPAEPPPAPPAEAPPAPPTGASPAPPAGAPPAPLPSPPPAPPAEPPSPARRPAGDARDTPFQATARTEHPPARDERARRLLVPVAPESEQRPAPQGPTPVLPGRPEAARPRMRATEHPDWSGGVPCPWCDTPNPPDRHFCRQCAMRLAAADKNGSRTRTWWQRIFEGGRDREAPWAGERPRLRRTPGRVLPLVAMSLLGVALLWTAIVKVDDVGNGIVDHFVRRVPVTSNASAASHSDPKHGAKLAFDGLSDTFWGTGYAGGGQGVFLEASFVQPRRLLNLIITPGISKQPDRYATQARPQILDATVISSDGTARTTELQLDDAPGPQKLKLRGNNVVRVRLTIRSAYGAAPNRQVCIAEVEFFTRAAIKTL
- a CDS encoding phage tail protein, encoding MRGAIDGLLSPHPLGPRLPSVFAEDDLAQRYVAGLDDLFAPLLAVLDCLEAYFTPHLAPADFVGWLADWVGAELHGDEPEAQARGAVAAATALHRLRGTPRGLATAVRMAFGVTPEIVESGGASWSERPLGAIPGEAEPRLEVVLRVPDPAAVDARRLEALVAAARPAHVPYVVHIVERGAGQ
- a CDS encoding putative baseplate assembly protein, yielding MPLPAPNLDDRRFQQFVDDAKRYIQQRCPEWTDHNVSDPGVTLIEAVAHMVDQLVYRLNRVPEKNHVAFLELLGITLLPPAAARTDVTFWLSAPHDEDVLVPTGVEVATQRTEQEEAVVFTTVRDLRIVPCELSGIAVQAGGGPPADHTADLRAEKDFACFSAAPRPGDVLAIGLSAAVPSCAVMVRMDSRVDGVGVDPRQPPLLWEAFTGEGWRECEVASDGTGGLNRPGDVVLHVPDGHVMSRVGVQEAGWLRCRLTEARPGQPFYSVSPTVRAAEVFTIGGTTGVVHAETIEDDLLGEAAGVPGERFRTEYAPVVAGDPPLVLETSDGEGWQRWEAVEHFAASGPADPHFRLDAATGEVSFGPAVRTPDGLLRQHGAVPGKGAVVRAGRYRTGGGRLGNVARGALTVLRTSVPFVARVENREAARGGVDAETLEEAKRRTPVALRAQDRAVTARDYEELARRAAPDTARIRCLPVDEAGAGAVRVLVVPQAVPDPGGRLRFEQLVPGDDLLRRVTRHLDERRPIGIRLAVGPPFYQGVTVVSTLHAFVGAEAERVRLAALDALYGHLDPLTGGADGRGWQFGRPLQAGEVFAVLQRVAGVELVDEVRLHAADPLTGKRGDAVERIDLDASALVFSYDHKVRVLGGAS
- a CDS encoding GPW/gp25 family protein — protein: MGEQFVGAGWGFPMRVSASGGIVLVTGEREIEEAIRLVLVTAPGERPTRPEFGCAIHDLVFAPVNEETAGRIAYEVRASLDRWEPRIEVSDVRVTGTPDDGTVLFIDVRYEIRGTNNPRNLVFPFYVIPSHDDPSPESEA
- a CDS encoding VgrG-related protein, whose product is MTKGNYTSQLKVRIDGRVLPVTVTKRLIEAWVDTSVNVPASFQLTFRDPSRRLLAAMRVKIGSKVVLHAQVIGKDGGKPLLTGEVTALEADFDGTGKYSVVRGHDPGHRLLRNRRVKGYQQMTASDIARILARQNGLKIGRIDKTRTVYPMITQPNVTDWEFLTRLARENGVDVYFSDEGAFQFVDPQPASGAPGQNVTAASSPYVLQFGDNLLRCRMGVTASDQVREVQVRGWDVQRKKGVVERSPAVSNPELQIGLTGGEAVKAFKGGGLVRTDVPYDTSAQAKEAAASLAADVSSAFAELDAEVLGDPKLRPGLPVAVNRVGRPFEGKYTVTAARHVFLAGDRYETWLTVSGRQHRSLFGLASGGGVSDAPRLHGVVSAIVTDIRDPDRQGRVKLTFPWLDKDYVSDWARVVQYGGVRGGGLLMPEVRDEVLVAFDRGALDHPYVIGGLYNGRDKLPRYQRMPVVAPDGRVNWRSVASRTGNRVELVDAMGRRGVKVASGDDRMTIELQQTGTRLSVHSDGSVEISGTRAVTVRGAVVTVNAATRVAVQAPSIGLTAANITLTGMVEILGKANVTPLLTQKNAPVVTLPPA
- a CDS encoding LysM peptidoglycan-binding domain-containing protein yields the protein MAGKASHVRASLSIHNPPAGNGTKPGGLMKKIRFQFNPAQLELTKSANWRYSPAVATRAGAQVEFLGSEQQGLDVEIFLDASDRPGHTRVRDDVETLFSCLRPAPSSLPDRGSPPWVIFEWGEFTTVRFVAYVRQVSASYTLFSSTGAPVRATCRVSLEEIPQDTPGQNPTSGALTARSVHRLVAGDTLHSLAWSEYGDATAWRVIAEANEIDDPMRLEPGRELLLPAAEDIGDRGDA
- a CDS encoding phage tail protein yields the protein MTTKRDPGSTVFFRLTIDGESLGNFNGCEGLAAQVDIEQREEGGNNGYVWQLPSRVRHSNVRLTRPINKETAQVMAWISSVATGIRRPTAQIEALRADGSLVARWGLLDVVPVSWTGPTLDPSSPAVATEVLEIAHHGFTG